A genomic stretch from Carassius auratus strain Wakin unplaced genomic scaffold, ASM336829v1 scaf_tig00215767, whole genome shotgun sequence includes:
- the LOC113095700 gene encoding G-protein coupled receptor family C group 6 member A-like — translation MKMYNSKIWFGLFAILGSLAGRDCRPASGSLEAMQLGDFMFGGLFPVHQSFKIVNMTSNPIENVCETFTVSRLIQSLAMTEAVEAINKSPMLNGLTLGYKIMDTCSDVTTALQHTDIFMDKNCGSTNSFFQAVIGEYHSEVSIAVARYLTMGYMPQISYGSTAGVLSDKKRFPTFRRTVPEDDHQAKAITKILKYHNWTWIGIIATDGDYGRYAADQLEAQANKQNIFVSYRVVLPDFLNDESLDSKLNETIQKIANTSKVQVIVSFAKSHHMSRLFDKLTPTHLDVSGSLGIAGRRHSMC, via the exons ATGAAGATGTATAACAGTAAGATTTGGTTTGGGCTTTTTGCCATCTTGGGAAGTTTGGCGGGTCGTGACTGTAGACCTGCTTCAGGTTCACTGGAAGCCATGCAGTTAGGGGACTTCATGTTTGGAGGACTCTTTCCAGTTCACCAAAGCTTCAAGATCGTCAACATGACCAGCAATCCTATTGAAAACGTGTGTGAAAC CTTCACCGTATCCAGGTTGATCCAATCTCTGGCGATGACTGAAGCGGTGGAGGCCATCAACAAGTCCCCCATGCTGAATGGTCTCACATTAGGCTACAAGATCATGGACACGTGCTCTGATGTGACCACTGCTCTTCAACACACCGATATCTTCATGGATAAAAATTGTGGCAGCACTAATTCATTTTTTCAGGCTGTTATTGGAGAGTACCATTCTGAGGTTTCCATCGCTGTGGCGAGGTATCTCACCATGGGTTATATGCCACAG ATCAGTTATGGTTCAACAGCTGGGGTTTTAAGCGACAAAAAACGTTTTCCGACATTCAGGAGGACTGTCCCGGAAGATGACCACCAGGCTAAAGCAATCACCAAAATTTTGAAGTACCACAACTGGACTTGGATTGGCATAATAGCCACAGACGGAGATTACGGCCGCTACGCCGCAGACCAACTTGAGGCGCAGgccaataaacaaaatatttttgtgtcaTACCGAGTTGTGCTCCCTGATTTTCTCAACGATGAAAGCTTAGATTCCAAACTCAATGAAACTATTCAAAAAATCGCAAACACCTCAAAAGTTCAAGTCATTGTGTCTTTTGCCAAATCTCACCACATGTCTCGTTTGTTCGATAAACTCACTCCAACGCATCTGGACGTTTCTGGATCGCTGGGGATAGCTGGTCGACGTCACTCAATGTGCTAG